Part of the Pomacea canaliculata isolate SZHN2017 linkage group LG11, ASM307304v1, whole genome shotgun sequence genome is shown below.
TCGCAGCAGCCATGCTGCAGGATGCTGCATGAAAGGCAAGCAGCATGGTGGTGCGGCATGGCGTGTGACGAAAAAATAAGGAGGTAATGTAAGGATGCTGGAATCACAGGGGATCGGAATTTGAATGTGCAGTCTTCGAACCCCTGTTGTCGAAAAATGGAAGGTGGGAAGGTCTTGCTTCTGTTCTGGTGGCGATCGAGGCTCACCTCGAGGCCTGCTCACGAGTtatatggtggtggtggtggtagtagtagtagttgctCCATCATCGCTTTTCAAATAATGACATCGTTTTATGTTGCAAATAACAGaatagacagacacacatacacacacacacaaacatcggCTTGCACGCGTACGTACGTTCGCAGGACGGCAACACGCCGGACCACTCGCCGTTGGCCTCGCACTCTCGGTAACCTTTGCCCCTCATCTCGTAGCCTTCGTTGCAGTGGTAGGTTACGCGGGTCGGGTAGGTGAAGCGATACCCTGGGTCCCGCCATCCGTTGTTGATCTCGCCCGGGGCTCCGCAGTCGCGAGCTGTCACGAGAGGTCCAATCACGTGACTTTGAGACAGTTCTTGGAAAAAAGCGAAGTCTACTACCTGCTTATGGGAGGAGTGCGGAGTGAGAGAGGGGATGAGATGGgtagcttttttttcaattacaataagtggttcaccgtgacAATGAAACGACTTTTAAAAAGATGCCAGTACTTTCCTCCCCTGCCTTCCGCTCCGCTGATAAAACAGACAATGAGATTTTTACAGTCACAGGCCCGAGGGGACTCGAATCAGAGAGCATTTCCTCCACAGGTTGAACACAAGCACAGCAGAAGCCTCCCCCATCACAATCATACAATTAAGACCACGTATCGtcaagaaatatatatatacacacgagATGGTTAAGGATGGACTTCAATCGGAGAAGCAGAAATGCTGCTCGACCCCTGACCTCTCACCTTTACAGGTCATGTGAGGTCCGATCCAGTTGCCTTCCTTGCCGCTGCAGGTGGCGCGCTGACCGCCCTCCCTGTAGTAGCCGAACTTGCAGGTGTAGGTCAGCGTGGTTCCCATGGCGAAGCGGTACTGCGTTAAGGAAGCGTCATGGTCCGCGTGCTCCACGTGCGGGGGTGGACCGCAAGCCACTGAAGCCAACACAACAACTTGCTGTCGCTCTGACTCatgacaatactttattttcGTACATCAATAAAATTACTCGGAATTCCAAATTGTCGGAGACCATCCAGAAATAGAAAACAAGCTGAATgggagtttttgtttgttttttttttttttttgagggtgaTGGGGAATCTACGAACATATAAGTGTTCCTTGGGTTTGCGAAGATACAGGTTTCTGGGAGTCTGTGGTCATACGAAATTTCTTTGGGTCTGTGAATATTCAGATGCTCTGGAGTGAATGTAAAGGTGTTCTTTAGAAGTCCAGACATGAATGTGCTCTGTGAATCTTTGACTACGTGTCGTATGCTTACATAAAGCTGCGGTTCGGATCTCTGGACATACAAATGTTTTTGGGTGTGCAGACATCGTGGTGTTCTTTGAGTCCTCAAAATATATCCCGTGATCATGTGACATTCATGTGCTCTGCAGGTGTGCGGTGCTTTTCAGCCAAAGAACACTTACTGTTCTCACCTTCATCGCAGGTTGGTTCCGTCCCGTTCCAGGTGCCGTCTTTCTGACAGGTGCGAATTTCGTTGCCGACCAGGTAAAAACCGCCTTTGCACCTGTACTCTATCTGGGATCCAGCACCGACCCCAGCAGCCACAGCTTCCACGAAGCCGTTAAGAATCGGTTGGGGAGGCTCGCAGGCTGCAGGTGGAGTGGCACCtgagaaaagataaaagctAAGGTTGATCACCTACAGGTGTTTCGACCACGTTAGTGTGcaataattaagaaaaacttTCATAATCGAAAGTGTGAACATCTTTTCTCCAATGTTTTTCTTAGCATTTTTAGTGGGTGTTCAGAGAAGGATCTGAATGAAGTGAAagccggaaatgacgtcactggTGTACGACGTCCATACTTACTAGTGCAGGTCATGTTGGGTCCTACCCAAATTCCGCCACCCACGCACCAAGCTCGGTCCACACTGTCTTTTTTCGGGGTGTACCCGGGGTCACACTGTGGAGACAGAAGCAGGAGGTCACTTAGTGAAGCCAGACGAGGGTTAGTCTGGAGGTCAGCTACTCAACAACCGTGTATAAGACCTGAGAGAAACTTCGTTTCCGGGCGCGGAGGACAGCGATCTAGGTCAATGAGTAAGCTTACACGGAAATAGAGttacattaataattaaaagacagacaatgatgaaaagaataaaacaggaaaagagaaaagggtaaaagaggaggaagagaggaaattggaaaagagaaaaagtctgTGGACATACAGGTGTCCTTTAGACCTGTATGCAACTAGATAAAGGAGTAAAACAAAGGATGGAAAAGTAGAATGGTGGTGaataatggatgatgatgaggaggagagggtggaggaggaaggagaaaaCTAAGAAGTGTCTGACAGCAGGTTTGCTTGGTTACCTGGTAGATGATTTTAGCACCAAGTTGGTAGCTCGTCTGACCCTCGGCGCCCGAGTGATGCGCGTGGTAGACGATGGGAGGGCTGTGGCACTCGTGGGAGGTTTCTAGACAGAGGGCAGATAACTGtcagtcgattttttttttcaacctggGAGTAGACGGCACCAACAATTCAATCAAGTCTTACTGCCGGTCGGGACCGGTCCGGTCACACGCCAGGGCACTAGTCGATGTCTGCCAGACGAGCTAAGAGCATATCTACTGATGTGCTTCGCCATTTTACCTACGTGTGACTTCAGTGAAGGGACAGAACTCACTGGTCCCACTTCAGACGTgagtgtcaaaggtcacgcAGCCAATCTATAGGTTACAGATGCGACATGAATACCTGGCCTCAACGGATTGCTAGCGATGATTCGACACACCTTATACTAAGAAAATTCTTTGAAATGGATGTTGACTAATAATTATTACACCCAAGGAACAGAACTTACCGAGCAGCCTATGGTTCAGCTCACAGCGCGGTTCCTCGCCGTTCCAGGTTTCGTCCCCTTGACAGACTCTGAGCGGAAGTCCGATGAGGGTGTAGCCATCATCACACGTGTAACGGGCCACGGCGCCAAACTTGTTGTAAGGGAGGATACTCACCTTGCCATGGGCTATGTCCACAACCACGGGAAGACAACGAAGATCTGTGGACAAACAACTGGAGTTACAAGCGGTTCTTTCTCTGACAATTCTGAAATTTATTCTCTATTCTAGTAACCATGtaatcatgatttttttcccattactttttatttaaaatgtttcctagCATTAATAACTAAAGAAGTTTCTAGTGTCTGACTTTTATTCCACACTGGCATCTGTAATTACAAATGGCTTAGGTTTTATTCGTGTCTAACTTTAATAATTAAAGAGCAATGGAATAACTAATCTCTCATCTGTCTTTCCCGTTAGCATCTGTAACAATGACAGAACATTCCAGAATCCATGCTCCTCTATCATCTGCGGTTTACTGTAGTATCCATGGGTTTATTATTGATGTTTCTCTCCAGTATCTTCGCAAATATTGAATTGTTTACAGtcttatttacattatattaaatttaaaaaaaattaaatattgacGAAATTGTGGTCTCAttatttaacaaatttattcaaatttaaaataaatatttttctagttAGTTACTAAAATGaagcaggtgtgtacaaagcttccggtttagtcacattcgtgttaaggctcgccgagactaacagcggagaggctaagcgttggtctcggcagacagacaacaatccacctatacaaGTCGTGGTATTACAGTCATGTTATTACTGTCACGGTCAGTCTGCTGTCGTGCTGTCACGCTCCACTCACTCTCGTTGACGCAGCTGCGGCCGCACACGCCGTCACACTCGCAGGTCTTCTTGCGCGACTTGCAGTCCACGTTGGTCTCGCAGCGGCGCGCGCACTTGCGGTTGCCGACATCAGCGTGACGTGGACACACCGGGTCGTCGACCTGGGCTGTGATGTCGCAGAGATAAAGACAAATTATCACATCCTTACAATGCACTGAGaactgagagacagagacaatcAGTGGACAAATCAGCGTTAGAGTGTGGGTGAGTGcaaatcacgaacttgtatgactggactgctggcagacgattttttcttgttaactactaaaacgaggcaggagtgtacaaagcttccggtttagccacattctttgtttaggctcgccgagactaacagcggagaacttcgcaagaggctaagcgttggtctcggcggACAGACaccaatccacctatacacgtcccaTGGTCCAAATATTCGTGTATGGGTTTGAATAGGTGAGTATTCGTTTATGTAAGTGTGGTCATGTatatttagtgtgtgtgtgtgtgagagagagagagaaaattattttgctgatgttgttgaaaataattttaagagaGAAATTGCTTCGACTTAAAGTCTTCTGCGTTTGTAGTACGCACCTGTAAGAGTGTTTGGTGACTATGCCTCTGTCTGTCTACATttatgtaagaaagaaagagcaaaagagagaaagagaaagtcgTAGTGTCAGAAACCTCGTTCAATTTAAATAGATTATTCAAAGATAAATCATCCACACGCCTGATTGAACTTTCTGAATCAGACAGCTTTCAtggaagacaataaaatacaaaatgagaCATCAAAAGatataacagaaacaaaaatcactgaCAGATTAAAAGACTGACGCAAGTAAATCTTTCATAAGGAAAAAATGCCCTCTATGAAACATGAACGATCACGAACGATCActcctttcatctctttctgtttGAGCAGAGAGCGGAGTGAAAGGCGCAGacgtgaaaaataaaagatgatttaGAGAGGAGGAAACACGAACCGCTCGATTActagaaatgtgaaaaaacgaTCAGTTATAAAAGTTGTAACCGTTCTATAGACGACACTCGTGGTGTTAGCCTACATCTCTGATAAGATTCAGTGttgaacactttttttaaaacagaaaatactatGTTACGCAATCGGCTTGCAAGATGAGaactgtttgaatttttttctcatacaTCTCTGCCTCAGCTtcccacctttctctctcactcccagCTCTCGTGTCACGACGATCTCTCGCGCTAAAAAGGTCAGCCGGGTCAGAGCGAGGCTTGATTGCTCGCAACCTAACTCGATTATTTCTTTCGTTTACCAACTCGGCAGCCATGGTCCCTAGAAGGCGTTGTCCACAGACCCTTCCAGAAGCACTGCCTGCCAGACCGCACGTTTGTCCACCACCACGATCTTGCTGTTTGTTGGGACTGgactttttaaattgtgtttgcgggttttgcttttttaagttGTGGCCAGCGATCTGTCATCTGTTCGCTCTTGCGAGAAGCAGGAAAGCCGTAATTTGATAACGAGCTTTTTGTGGCAACTGATGGAGTTTCCGGAAAGGGTGTTTGCAGACATTTGACGATACGCCAATCATGGGACTTAACTGTTGTCGCCACCTTTCTGGGTTACAGCCTCcaggtttttctgtttttgtttgttgtttactagTTTTGCTTCTGCGTTGGCTAGGTGGTGCTACATGTGGCTGGAACTGACTGGGAATCGCGATGTGAGTACAAGAAATggagaaaacaataattttttttttttggatttcaattatttttattggatTTCCATCCACGACTGAAATCCTGGCTTTCATATTGTAGTCCaaagcaataacaataataaatcacaATCCTTCTCCTTCACGTCCTTATTATCATCTTTGATGTATTCTTGCGATTATTCACCCTTTATATGAGCACGATTTGAAGATTAACAGgcgttttattttatttttttttatattaaaaagaatGACAATAGAAAAGCATAATAAACCTTGTACAAAACACAGTTTATTTGCAGTTTGAATTAGTATCAGACAAGTCACGCTATGCTTGATGAATTATCTAaactaaaatgctaaaaaaattcCAGTGACTGATGAACACCGGATAGCACTGATAAAGGAAAAAACATTCTTACTAAACCTAAAATAATCACTGGaagataccaaaaaaaaaataaaaatataacgaATCATGAACAATCTAGGTTTCGTCTGACGAAAAAAATTGCAACACAACTTTGTAACTTGGCAATGGGTTCTAGATGATCTTTCATGAccaaaaaatgcttttaaggaagtgtttgtttttgagtggtttttttttttgttttgtttttttgcgtgCAGCTCTTGCTAACTTATCTTGGTTGTCTGCCCATCCCGACAGCAGCCATTTGTTGTCGGACTTGATTTGAGGAACAATTGCTCGCCTGCGCGAGATCAAAGGGAATTCTGTCATCACAATAAATGCTCAGTGCGCACCAATTGCTTTAAGGCTATTACCCACAATTCACAGGGACAGATGgaaggcgagagagagagagacgaggcTCGGATGGGGAGTGAAAGAGAgtgggatagagagagagaaagtaaaaaaaaaaaaaataaacaaaactcgTCAGACAGAACCTTTGACCTCTTACCTTATAAACTATTTTAGAAAGTGTTAAAGGTCAAAGGGCCATGATGATGTTgatttaaagaaattataatctTGCTTAGGGCTACAGGTGAAAAATTTCCTCTACCGACCCAGAAGCAAGTGTGTCCCTGATTGATCACACAATGTAAAAGGCAGGGCTCCCCCGTGGCCATGTCCTAGATACAGTAAGCCACTTACAGTGCACTGCCTCCAGGCCACCAGAGATTTATTGTTTCATAcgtgacaataaaaataacaaacaaaatagcaCATTCCTAAATGATCAAGCCCAGCATGATTTCAACAAAAACTTTCTAGCTATCAGGTGTCAGGAGACGAAGATTTCGAACAGCTAGTAGTTAGCATACTTTTCATTCTGACACCGgaagtaaaaattattgacgTAGTGCGCATGacaacctaaaaataaaaatacagacttGTCTATTGCAGTATTGTTGTTCTAAACTTATAATTAAATTCAAGTAAAAATTACAAGCAGTGAGGTCACAAAAAGTACACGCCTAGACGGAGCCTTCTGAAGTGGATGATGAGAGAAAagtgagattacaagaagaACCGAGCATAAtctatcaataaaataaaataaaatatccgaGAATGCTTCGTTAtacaaaaatttcatttttgatatCGTctcgaaatttttttaaatattattgctTTACATAATGTGCCGccggaaaaaataaaaatgtaaagttaaGCATGTGACATTTCAGATAACATCCAACTttccacaaaaacaaagaatagaAAGTTGTATACAGCCCACCATACTTGCTCCaattattgtattatatatatagtaagaTATATTCCTTATTTATTCACTTTGCTGCAATTTAACTGCAACGAATTACCGAACCCAAAAAAGAGGCTAAAAAGGTGATAAACGGAGATAACGAAGGAAATaagagaaataagagaaaataaagatgacagAGGTGACAACATAAGCAAACTGTATGCTTTACTTATTTAGCCATCGTCCAAAAacctttagagaaaaaaaaagagggatgagagagaaaaagcataGGAGAGAAAGCCAAAGGCTGGAAAGCAGACGTAGATAAAGACAGTATATATAGCaagcatgacagacagacagacagacagacagacagacagacagacagacagacagacagacagctgagaagagacagaggacaaaagtaaacaactgAGTAGCAAATcagaatcaatttttttaatacaaccCTTCATCAAAAtagataaaacaagaaaataaaaataacaaaaattaacgAAAAACAGTCGGAAGAGGTGAACTGAGTGACTGAATCAATGAACGACCAACGAACGGACTGACGGACAAGCTAGTCAAACTGACCTACAACccaagataaataaaaaagcagacaaaCAGATTGACAGccaggtagagagagagagaaagacaggtgTGGCAGGTAGAGTAGAGACAGAGAAACACTGTCTTGCCGCAGTGCCGGGTGCACACAGTCGGCCGCCGAGGACGACAAGGTCGTGACCCGCCCTCAAGGTCGTGGCAGTCgcgtgctgcacgtgcacacagaacACAAGTGCGTCACTTCCTGCGTGTGACGTAAGAAACCAGCAGCTTCaacacacaggtagacaggtaaACATAATGGGTTTGATAGcaacgactacagcaggtgGGTTGGGGTTGAGGGGTTGAGGGAGGAGTCATTAGTCCTACTTTCGCATTGCTGACtactcagtcacgtgacaagagccACTACAATTAACTCTTAGCCAGGAAGCACATACACGGGTAAGCTAAGTAATTAGATTAACTAACAACGGAAATTGATAATGTCCTGGGAAAAGGAGGGATGATAAAAGAGAATGATGTAAGAAAAGAGCATAAAAGGCAAAACAAAGGATTAGaaattagaagaaagaaagaataaatgagtGAATGTTTAGAAATGTGTCAAAGGATGGATCCATGCACAGCATGCaggcaaagagaaagaagaaagaaagaaagaaagaaagaaaagaatcgaaaagaacgagaaaagggaaatgagagaagaagctttgtatttatttagtgtAAAATATTCCTATTGCAACATTTCCATCCAAcacggaagctgaggtctttgTCTGACCACCGCAGCGAgacatattttatttcctgcGGTTGTGAAATATAAATCTACAACATGGAGGCGTAATGGAAGTGCCTGGAGGATTTGCCAGCCAGCCAGAGGAGATTATggtgaactgtgtgtgtgtgtgtgcgcgtgagtttgtgtttgtgtgtgtgtttgtgtgcgtgtgtatgtatgtgtgttagagagaCAAAGGACATGTTAGCAAATGTTCATTGCATCTGCACCACGTGTGCCTGCGTGTCCACGTGTGCAAATCAAAGAGCCTGCACACGAGAAGTATCTGTTATCAAACAACGACGAAGCTTTTATAGAGTCATAAACAGGCGGCCTGCCAGGCGGCCAGACATGTCTACAGGGAAGCAGGGGAGCGAGATAacgacacacacagacagacaaagagatgaggcgaggaaaacaaacatccaAAGTACTTTTGTTTATCATTCTTACTCTTACCGACAGGAAGTTTTCTGAACTTTTGCCAAACTAAACTTTTGCGAAAGTTTACTCAAAACATCTTTAAGACTAAGCCCATCCTCTTGCATGGCGAGATGCGTTGACTTTAACAGCTGAGCTTGAGAACACGGAAATCTCCTAGAAAAAAAGTTCAGTAACTTCAAAGCAAGAGTGTTTCTATAAACCATAAACACCTCGTGGACAAAGCACAAGACTATTTCTACGGACCCACGAGACCAGAAGCGTTTTGCCGATCCACAGGAGCAACCCTTTGCCACAATCAAGACGCTGTCATGATTGAACCacgtggcaaaaaaaaaaaaaacaaaaacaaaccctggAAAGAGGCTTCGCAAAAATCTGGTCGGAAAACATCAAAGAGCAGTCAACCCATTTAGTTATTCACTCGCTTGCTGACGACACACCACGTGGGAAATCCCCGTTTTTTCATGTTCCCATCTTCCTTTAGTCAAGGGACTAAATTAATTAACATGTcccttgtcttctttttttatacttcATATTACAACGCTTAAAGATATTATCTCCATGATCTGGCAAGAATAATGTCATTTAAAGtattcaacaaataaataagtcgGCGTCTCGGTATGCGCTCgtgaaaaaagacattaaagtaTTTTATCGGGTACACTTGTGGGACGGGCTCTCACACACCCTCGTTAGTCGGCCATTTCGGGTAGAAGGGGGAGCTCTGTCGGGAAAGACTTCGTAGATGTATGACCGCCGTTATCCAAGGGCCTGCTGATACTAGAATCGTTTATTGGCGAGGGTCGTCTCCCGCGAAAGCCATGAGAGCAGTCTTTCGTCAAAACTTTTTCTTGATTTGAACAAAGACCCAGCACTTATCCCCCTTCCCGTACTTTCTGCCTGATTTCCCTTCGGACAACGGACTGGGTGTAGTCATGACTATGCCATGGCCAGATTAGCAAGTAAAAAGCTTTCAAAGGAATTGTACTGTTGAGGTAGTTTGTCTAAcccagtgatgcacaacctttttcggcctgcgggccatattcccttccgacacgcgtgtcgcgggccgcttcaccgcaaaaattacaaaaaaaattttaaaaaaaatagaacataccatttttattagaaaaaagttgtacttagtgggatatttgaagctgcttttccgaaaccagcttctgaatgtctACCTTTCCTCAGCTTAACCAgcggacttcactgtgaaagagaacgtcttcatattcgcattctatttttgtcaaaaattccttgaaagttctgtggttcaacTCCTGTGATCcgatgaagtttacagtgctgaccacaatctttatcacatggtccagattcaacaccttgccacagagattttgttggtgaataaTGCAATGAAGCCTCAGAGGCTCGGTTCCATTAGACTCGACGACTTTTCTAATAACACTTGATGCCAGTCCGCTGTGGCATCCAACCATACTTCTGGCACCATCGGTAGTCACTCCCACTAATTTTTCCCAAGGAAGAGCAAGACCCTCTATTACGGCTGAAACTTCTTTGAATAGGTCTTCGCCAGTGGTGTTCCCGTGAATGCCCCTCATGGCCGCTAACTCTTCTGTAAGTTCAAAATCGTTGTTTGTACCGCGAATAAATACCAAGAGTTGAGCGGTGTCGGATGAGTCGGTTGACTCGTCAGCagcaatagaaaacatttcgaaACGTGCTGCTTTGTCCCTTAGTTTTGACTGGAGATGTTTCCCCATATCTTCCACTCGCCGTGCAATTGTCGTGCGAGAAAGGCTGACGGCttcaaatgcattcttcttttcaggacacagttcctccaccactgctAGCAAGGACTTTTTTACGCATTCACCGTCGGAAAATGGCTTCACTTCTCTGCTCAAAATGTGAGCAACTCGGTAGCTTGCAATTACCGACgcctcattttcttgtcttttcttgctaaatattCTCGTCAAGCCTCCAATTTCTTGACGTAACTTAGCAATCTTTTCTGTGCGGCTCGAACCACGGATGCCATCATACTTGTTCTTGTGCTTTGTTTCATAGTGCCGTTTAATGTTGTGTTCCTTAAAAACAgccacactttctttgcaaatcaAACACGTTGGCTTGCTATCATGTTGTATAAAAAAGTACAGATCTGTCCACTTTTCTTGGAAGTTTCTGCACTCAGAGTCAACTCTTCGTTTCTTCGGCTCTCCCATGTCACCGGCGCACAACTGTCACCCGCCACGACTAAAGGACATTTTAGTactatgtcacaaacctgctgtgttattttctttaaaattttttttttttaagctaggAAGGGGATAGGAAATTGGAAAGGGGGAGGTTGGAAGTGTAAACAGTCTGAGGCGGGCCGCGCCATACGGGGATGGCCGGCtgatctgtgtttaattaagtttggtgttgataggttgttttgttggaagaacaaaggaaagagtgtagtattgttttgtatgtgtgtggtgtgactggtttttttttttcttgacgagAGAGGAGCGGACGGGTTTTTCTATtgcaaacaagtcttgaacgacTTGCGGTGTAGTCCTGAATTTGCTACTTATctaaagattggttttgtttttctctccaggttttctttgtgtttttatttcacttttggttaattgttcttcgtctactcgccttatccgcctggggttcctGACTAGCGctgagttgaaaataatttcaagaagattcctcgtctgaaaggcactgtagagtgcaggtgacatactagaggccccgaaaggtgttgagggtcaattttgtgcagtttgacttttctttaaaaatggattccttggttattgaactaacaggaaaatacactgctatgttaaactaaaagtcagaaattgtcttaaaatacattttaatcgaggtacccccatgcgatccgtcctgatttccacaggaaaatgacgaaattcaaacgctgttttggTATTGTTTCCCTGTAAGAACCCCactgttttataccttgctagaaagcccgaagtctgtattttcaatctgtttaacgactgattcaagtattaaccaatcaaaagaccactaatcccctgtggactgcggcgtccctcgttctcaaccACTGGTTTCCTCcagaaaatcaagaatgaaatctatcgaaagattgagagacgcccctacgtagggataaatacttcttcttccctttttttcgtttttttttttttggtttttttttttttcattattattactaacatgccgatttcctgtactgtgtacagaagcttcgcgggccgtaggttgtgcatccctgatgtATATCAATACCAAGATTCTCATTTGACATTGACTTGCTAATTCCCCCATGTGGGCGATGGGATCGAACCTGGAGCTGCTTTCTGCCAGGCCGACCCGTGAGAGACTTGGGGTCTTGCCACGAATACTACGAGGAGGTCTACCTTCAGTTTAAGTCCAAAGTCCTCCGGAGTAGGAACGTATCAGACTTAACCTGAGGACGACTACAACCAGAATGGAATCAAGAGTACTTGCAGCGATCTGGCAACCCCAACGACCCTAACGTCcacaacattttagtctggctttccgtgatattcgggttgagcagtttttggttttgttcttttctgggattttgttgtttgtttttttttttgtttgtttgttttgtttttttttttttttttttttttcatattcttgcaGGAGACCTTAACTGCATCACTAACtctaaactagacaaaattggaggaaacccacacaaaggaaaagccgGTCAGGCCGAACTATCGAACTATATATGCGGGGCCGAGAGCCGTAAGAACACTTACTTTTAATCGTGAGGCTGTTTGCCTCAGAGTGGTCCGAACTggtgatgtgctattcttgtcatagaaagggcttatcaaacaaagcaaaattgatatcaaatcacaaaaaagtgtcatgatcatgattttttggagttgtttgtataaacaaaaaaaatgaagcaaatggcaatcaaaagaagagaagccactaacgatatctttcttgggactggttttcgttttataaaagcactgtcagaagcatctgcttctcatttcaatgtatcttctgtATGTATCTGAGGATGCAGAACTTTCTCCGGTATGAGatgctgccacaaaaaaaaaaaaaaaaaaaaaaaatagagagacatgtcattacacaTACAGAGGCAGCCTTGGCAGTGCGCGGGTCCCTGCggggcagagagccacaagtgtagactatatactgtacagggacatgtgtttcaaaataataatagatgttcATGTATAAGTAAtagtatataataatgttcatgcatacagtgaaaccgtactagtgtgctagcagttcagagataaaagagagcgatcgagcagacgacactgcaatGACCAAATGGTCATCAAGAGTAACATCATGTTAATAATTactaagttttattatttgacattgtat
Proteins encoded:
- the LOC112575417 gene encoding protein lev-9-like isoform X2, giving the protein MTRIRPWNILLSAFLVSLCIDVDMAQVDDPVCPRHADVGNRKCARRCETNVDCKSRKKTCECDGVCGRSCVNENLRCLPVVVDIAHGKVSILPYNKFGAVARYTCDDGYTLIGLPLRVCQGDETWNGEEPRCELNHRLLETSHECHSPPIVYHAHHSGAEGQTSYQLGAKIIYQCDPGYTPKKDSVDRAWCVGGGIWVGPNMTCTSATPPAACEPPQPILNGFVEAVAAGVGAGSQIEYRCKGGFYLVGNEIRTCQKDGTWNGTEPTCDEVACGPPPHVEHADHDASLTQYRFAMGTTLTYTCKFGYYREGGQRATCSGKEGNWIGPHMTCKARDCGAPGEINNGWRDPGYRFTYPTRVTYHCNEGYEMRGKGYRECEANGEWSGVLPSCEPIHCLELRAPLHGTMIGSGTTYGSVIRFICNDGFKVVGSAERTCQADRTWSGQEAFCEGAASAEINCGVPGPIWNGYLDGHRTTVGAVYFYRCNIRTKFQGDSFSTQCLENGQWSYPPPQCLGQCQVPAIMNGTILNGREGAWADSGTTITPQCLNGLVLNDTTEVVCNNGSWNIIPRCVPAPCDSPPPLVENGHRVFFGVRHGDRARYFCIEGYKLSSASQQYLTCQYGDWVGPTPVCEENYCPNPGELKNGKVYKIGQVGKFIFHDFIYTIKHGDRLVYECDRNYRLKGPRGAACVNGEWSPKEPPQCVPSQHPLFHKLWKPYEEQQALVYRRRR
- the LOC112575417 gene encoding protein lev-9-like isoform X1 yields the protein MTRIRPWNILLSAFLVSLCIDVDMAQVDDPVCPRHADVGNRKCARRCETNVDCKSRKKTCECDGVCGRSCVNENLRCLPVVVDIAHGKVSILPYNKFGAVARYTCDDGYTLIGLPLRVCQGDETWNGEEPRCELNHRLLETSHECHSPPIVYHAHHSGAEGQTSYQLGAKIIYQCDPGYTPKKDSVDRAWCVGGGIWVGPNMTCTSATPPAACEPPQPILNGFVEAVAAGVGAGSQIEYRCKGGFYLVGNEIRTCQKDGTWNGTEPTCDEGENMACGPPPHVEHADHDASLTQYRFAMGTTLTYTCKFGYYREGGQRATCSGKEGNWIGPHMTCKARDCGAPGEINNGWRDPGYRFTYPTRVTYHCNEGYEMRGKGYRECEANGEWSGVLPSCEPIHCLELRAPLHGTMIGSGTTYGSVIRFICNDGFKVVGSAERTCQADRTWSGQEAFCEGAASAEINCGVPGPIWNGYLDGHRTTVGAVYFYRCNIRTKFQGDSFSTQCLENGQWSYPPPQCLGQCQVPAIMNGTILNGREGAWADSGTTITPQCLNGLVLNDTTEVVCNNGSWNIIPRCVPAPCDSPPPLVENGHRVFFGVRHGDRARYFCIEGYKLSSASQQYLTCQYGDWVGPTPVCEENYCPNPGELKNGKVYKIGQVGKFIFHDFIYTIKHGDRLVYECDRNYRLKGPRGAACVNGEWSPKEPPQCVPSQHPLFHKLWKPYEEQQALVYRRRR